One segment of Methylotuvimicrobium sp. KM2 DNA contains the following:
- a CDS encoding spore photoproduct lyase family protein, whose translation MIQTLYIEEAIRNHPRVEQICDRFPKAQIIGCGRFGEVFNPKAQNFRLQKQQPALILAEKYQRFVLEAPAGYGIGVGKNYYFSHMLNCLYDCRYCFLQGMYQSAHYVLFVNYEDFQSEIKQICDENSDEPLYFFSGYDCDSLALEPVTGFVEEFLPVFAGLDNAWLELRTKSTQVRSLLDREPLARCIVAFSLSPEAIAAKVEAGAPSVAKRVDAMDKLQAKGWPLGLRFDPLIYTDDFRRHYRQLFEQVFKRINPESLHSVSLGVFRLPESNYKKMHKLYPEEKLFAGPLVNQQGMVSYRQDLEQEMMDFCSEQLLNYIPEDKFFPCRL comes from the coding sequence ATGATACAAACCCTCTATATCGAAGAAGCGATTCGTAATCACCCGCGTGTCGAACAAATATGCGACCGGTTTCCAAAGGCGCAAATAATCGGCTGCGGACGATTCGGCGAAGTATTTAATCCGAAGGCGCAAAACTTCCGCTTACAAAAACAGCAACCGGCACTAATTTTGGCTGAAAAGTATCAACGGTTTGTATTGGAAGCTCCTGCCGGCTACGGCATAGGTGTCGGAAAAAATTATTATTTTTCGCACATGCTCAACTGCCTGTACGATTGCCGCTATTGTTTTTTACAGGGTATGTATCAGTCGGCTCACTATGTCTTGTTTGTCAATTATGAGGATTTCCAGAGTGAAATTAAGCAAATTTGCGACGAAAATTCGGATGAACCACTCTATTTTTTTTCGGGTTACGATTGCGACAGCCTGGCGTTGGAACCGGTCACCGGTTTTGTCGAAGAATTTCTACCGGTCTTTGCCGGACTGGACAATGCCTGGTTAGAGTTGAGAACAAAAAGTACACAGGTTAGGAGTCTATTAGACCGAGAACCTTTAGCGCGTTGTATCGTCGCCTTCAGTTTATCGCCGGAAGCGATTGCGGCCAAGGTTGAGGCAGGCGCTCCGTCCGTGGCAAAACGGGTCGATGCGATGGACAAACTACAAGCAAAAGGTTGGCCGTTGGGCTTACGTTTCGATCCGTTGATCTATACCGACGATTTCCGGCGACATTACCGGCAATTGTTCGAACAGGTTTTCAAGCGTATCAATCCGGAGAGCTTGCATTCGGTTAGCTTGGGCGTCTTTCGATTGCCGGAGAGCAATTACAAAAAAATGCATAAACTGTATCCGGAAGAAAAACTTTTTGCGGGACCCTTGGTTAATCAGCAGGGCATGGTGTCTTATCGTCAGGATTTAGAACAGGAAATGATGGACTTTTGTAGCGAGCAGTTATTGAACTACATACCCGAGGATAAATTTTTTCCATGCCGTTTGTAA
- a CDS encoding SDR family oxidoreductase, producing the protein MPFVKRTVLVTGASSGIGRAVARKLLNEGHHVLGVSRDADRFQTSMPNFTAVQMDLSHLTGLADQATQLSKENPEIDAAVFCAGAGRFGSLEEFSFAAIEALMTVNFTGQAFLTRALLPGLKKQARGDLIFIGSEAALKGSRKGAVYCASKFAVRGFTQALREECSKSRVRIALINPGMVNTPFFETLSFEPGGEAGQAIEPEDVADAVLYILRSNANIVVDEINLSPLNKVVKFKKS; encoded by the coding sequence ATGCCGTTTGTAAAAAGAACGGTTCTGGTGACCGGCGCCAGTTCCGGAATCGGACGAGCGGTGGCTAGAAAATTATTGAACGAAGGTCATCATGTGCTTGGCGTATCGCGCGATGCTGATCGTTTTCAAACGTCGATGCCGAATTTTACGGCGGTGCAAATGGATTTGAGTCACTTGACGGGCTTGGCAGATCAAGCGACCCAGTTGAGCAAGGAAAATCCTGAAATCGATGCCGCGGTTTTTTGTGCCGGGGCGGGTCGCTTCGGTTCATTGGAAGAGTTTTCGTTTGCCGCGATCGAAGCATTGATGACGGTCAATTTTACCGGCCAGGCGTTTTTGACGCGCGCACTATTGCCGGGATTGAAAAAACAAGCGCGGGGCGATTTGATTTTCATCGGCTCGGAAGCGGCGCTCAAGGGGAGCCGCAAAGGCGCGGTATACTGCGCGAGTAAATTCGCGGTGCGCGGATTTACTCAGGCACTGCGCGAGGAATGTTCGAAAAGTCGTGTTAGGATTGCGCTGATTAATCCAGGCATGGTCAATACGCCGTTTTTCGAGACCTTGTCCTTCGAGCCCGGCGGCGAGGCCGGACAAGCTATCGAGCCCGAAGATGTTGCCGATGCGGTGCTGTATATTCTGCGTTCGAATGCTAACATCGTCGTCGATGAAATTAACTTAAGCCCGCTGAATAAAGTGGTTAAATTCAAAAAATCGTGA
- a CDS encoding disulfide bond formation protein B translates to MIHNLFLQAASRPRIWFFLGATGSAFLLAMGAYFQFVDGLEPCPLCISQRIAIAATGIVFLIAAIQNPTGVGRRVYAVIGAIVALAGASISMRHVWIQNLPPDQVPECGPGLEYVFENFPLTDTIKLMLSGTGECAEIDWSLFGISMPGWTLVAFLMLAAWSLMQFWDWRIISVSSEQ, encoded by the coding sequence ATGATTCATAATCTATTCTTGCAAGCCGCATCGCGACCGCGCATTTGGTTTTTTCTCGGCGCCACCGGCAGTGCGTTTTTATTGGCGATGGGTGCGTATTTTCAGTTCGTCGATGGCCTCGAGCCTTGTCCGCTGTGTATTTCTCAACGCATCGCGATTGCGGCGACCGGCATTGTTTTCTTGATTGCGGCGATACAGAATCCGACCGGAGTCGGCAGAAGAGTTTATGCAGTCATCGGTGCTATTGTAGCATTGGCGGGCGCATCGATTTCGATGCGTCATGTCTGGATACAGAATTTGCCGCCCGACCAAGTGCCTGAATGCGGACCTGGCTTGGAGTATGTCTTCGAAAATTTTCCATTGACTGATACGATCAAACTGATGCTTAGCGGAACCGGAGAATGTGCCGAAATCGATTGGAGCTTATTCGGCATTAGCATGCCCGGCTGGACGTTGGTTGCCTTTTTGATGCTGGCGGCTTGGAGTCTCATGCAGTTTTGGGATTGGCGGATAATTTCAGTGAGCAGTGAGCAGTGA
- a CDS encoding methyltransferase → MNKMIVLLSLVFCVASATAETPAMRQAIDGTHRSAENKARDAYRHPEQTLSFFDVDESMTVVEIWPGAGWYTEILAPYLKNKGKLYAAHFSKDAKVPYFQKTLQAFVDKMRQQPEVYGKVELTVLQPPEAVEIAPEGSVDRVLTFRNVHNWIKAGQADAVFAAMYKALKPGGVLGVVEHRSLPGAAIETQVQSGYVDESHVIELAEKAGFKLLDRSEINANPKDAKDHPAGVWTLPPTLRLNEKDRAKYLTIGESDRMTLKFVKP, encoded by the coding sequence ATGAATAAAATGATTGTATTACTCAGCTTGGTTTTTTGCGTCGCTTCGGCGACAGCCGAAACGCCCGCGATGAGGCAAGCGATCGACGGGACGCATCGTTCGGCCGAAAACAAAGCCCGTGATGCTTACCGTCATCCCGAACAGACCTTGTCGTTTTTTGATGTCGACGAATCGATGACGGTTGTCGAAATCTGGCCGGGCGCAGGTTGGTATACCGAAATTTTGGCGCCTTATCTAAAAAATAAAGGCAAGCTCTATGCTGCGCATTTTTCAAAAGACGCAAAAGTTCCCTATTTTCAAAAGACCTTACAGGCTTTTGTCGATAAAATGCGGCAACAGCCCGAGGTTTACGGCAAGGTAGAATTGACCGTTTTACAACCGCCCGAAGCTGTCGAGATAGCGCCTGAAGGTTCGGTCGATCGCGTGCTGACCTTCCGGAACGTGCATAACTGGATCAAGGCCGGTCAAGCCGACGCGGTATTCGCTGCGATGTACAAAGCGCTGAAACCGGGGGGAGTTCTCGGTGTCGTGGAACATAGGAGCCTGCCGGGCGCCGCGATCGAAACACAAGTGCAATCGGGCTATGTCGACGAGAGCCATGTTATCGAATTGGCCGAAAAAGCCGGATTCAAACTGCTGGACCGCTCCGAAATCAATGCCAATCCAAAAGACGCTAAGGATCATCCGGCCGGCGTCTGGACTTTGCCGCCTACACTACGTTTGAACGAGAAGGACAGAGCCAAGTATTTAACAATCGGCGAAAGCGACCGTATGACGTTGAAGTTTGTCAAGCCGTGA
- a CDS encoding primosomal protein N', with product MRNYLYILKVAIPVPVYRLFDYLPPLDLDPKTLKPGIRLTVPFGRGQKTAFLIGLDSNSEVLSAKLKRIEAVLDERPLLSDRDLSLLHWAARYYHHPLGEVFSAAFPVALRQGKPATIKAEKFYVLTEKGRLLNPEQLRRAPKQQQLLYQLQTERDAVPASRLNAILENWRSAAKALQDKQLIRLEGAAANAKTHLTLNPQLRPNPLQREAIEQVVCALSRFEVFLLEGVTGSGKTEVYMQVIRSVLERGLQVLVLLPEITLTPQLEQRFRQRFSVPITISHSKLTDTQRQQAWLGMQRGDYAIMLGTRSALFTPLARPGLIILDEEHDASFKQQEGFRFSARDVAVVRGKLLNVPVLLGTATPSLESVYNVEQGRYRLLHLTERAGNAAPPKMLLLDIRNKRMQEGLSEPLIAEMHKTLAKNEQVLLFLNRRGFAPTLICHSCGWVARCRRCEANMVVHYDEALLRCHHCGSEHRLLPQCPECKTGQLTPLGLGTERVEKALAQLFPGRSVIRLDRDTTQRKGVLEDALDRINRGEVDIVLGTQMLAKGHHFPNVTLVVMLDVDSGLFSIDFHASEKLAQMIVQVSGRAGRAEKPGRVILQTRKPDHPLLTALIKEGYGRFARSALAERQLAELPPYSFQALLRVEATDSAVPLQFFEQLMQAVEPNRTVRMLGPVPAPMSRRAGRYRYQLLLQSPTRPELHRFLDKLMPLIAGLKLTRKVRWSLDVDPVDLY from the coding sequence GTGCGAAACTATTTGTACATCCTCAAGGTTGCGATTCCGGTACCGGTTTATCGTTTGTTCGATTATTTGCCGCCGCTGGATCTCGATCCGAAAACCCTAAAACCGGGTATTAGACTAACAGTACCGTTCGGCAGAGGCCAAAAAACCGCTTTCTTGATTGGACTCGATTCAAACAGCGAAGTCCTTAGCGCTAAGCTCAAGCGGATTGAGGCCGTCTTGGATGAACGGCCTTTGTTGTCGGATCGTGACTTGAGCCTGTTGCATTGGGCCGCGCGTTATTATCATCATCCGTTGGGCGAGGTATTTAGTGCCGCTTTTCCCGTTGCTCTCAGGCAAGGTAAGCCGGCTACGATTAAAGCAGAAAAATTTTATGTATTAACCGAAAAAGGCCGCTTATTAAATCCTGAGCAACTCAGGCGCGCACCGAAACAACAACAGTTGTTATACCAATTGCAAACGGAGCGAGACGCGGTACCGGCATCGCGCTTGAATGCGATTCTCGAAAATTGGCGATCGGCAGCCAAAGCGCTACAAGACAAGCAGTTAATTAGGTTAGAAGGGGCTGCCGCCAACGCCAAGACTCATTTAACATTGAATCCGCAGCTACGCCCGAATCCATTGCAGCGGGAAGCCATCGAACAAGTCGTTTGTGCTTTGAGCCGCTTCGAAGTCTTTTTGTTGGAAGGCGTGACCGGCAGCGGCAAGACCGAAGTCTATATGCAGGTGATCCGCTCGGTACTCGAACGTGGGCTGCAAGTGTTGGTTTTGTTGCCCGAAATTACGCTGACTCCGCAGTTAGAGCAGCGCTTCCGGCAGCGTTTTTCCGTGCCGATTACGATTTCGCACTCCAAGTTGACCGATACACAGCGTCAACAAGCCTGGCTCGGTATGCAGCGCGGCGATTATGCGATCATGCTCGGTACGCGCTCGGCATTATTCACGCCTCTGGCAAGACCGGGGTTGATCATTCTCGATGAGGAACATGATGCGTCATTCAAACAACAGGAGGGATTCCGGTTTTCGGCGCGCGATGTCGCAGTCGTGCGCGGCAAACTGCTTAATGTTCCTGTCTTGTTAGGTACGGCAACGCCGTCGTTGGAAAGCGTTTATAATGTCGAGCAAGGCCGCTATCGGTTATTGCATTTGACCGAAAGGGCAGGGAATGCAGCTCCGCCTAAAATGTTGCTTTTGGATATTCGCAATAAACGCATGCAGGAAGGTTTATCAGAGCCGTTGATCGCCGAAATGCACAAGACGCTGGCTAAAAATGAGCAGGTATTATTGTTCCTTAATCGGCGAGGATTCGCCCCAACTTTGATTTGTCACAGTTGCGGTTGGGTGGCGCGTTGCCGGCGCTGCGAGGCGAATATGGTCGTGCATTACGACGAAGCTCTGTTGCGCTGCCACCATTGCGGTAGCGAACACCGCTTGTTGCCGCAATGTCCCGAGTGTAAAACCGGTCAATTGACACCGCTTGGCCTCGGTACCGAGCGGGTCGAAAAAGCCCTAGCACAATTGTTTCCGGGACGAAGCGTCATTCGCCTGGATCGTGATACCACGCAACGTAAAGGCGTGTTGGAAGACGCTCTCGATCGTATTAACCGGGGAGAGGTCGATATCGTTCTCGGTACACAGATGCTGGCGAAAGGTCATCATTTTCCGAATGTAACTCTGGTCGTGATGCTCGATGTCGACAGCGGTCTGTTCAGTATCGATTTTCATGCCTCGGAAAAACTGGCGCAAATGATTGTCCAGGTATCGGGTCGCGCCGGACGCGCGGAAAAACCCGGGCGGGTGATATTGCAGACCCGAAAACCCGACCATCCGTTGTTGACCGCATTGATCAAGGAAGGTTATGGCCGCTTCGCCCGTTCCGCACTAGCCGAGCGCCAATTAGCCGAGTTGCCGCCCTACAGCTTTCAAGCGTTGTTGCGTGTCGAAGCCACAGATTCCGCTGTGCCGCTGCAATTTTTTGAGCAACTGATGCAAGCCGTCGAACCGAATCGAACGGTACGGATGTTGGGTCCGGTGCCGGCGCCAATGTCCCGACGCGCCGGCCGGTATCGCTATCAGTTGCTTCTACAAAGCCCGACTAGGCCCGAATTGCATCGATTCCTGGATAAACTGATGCCGCTTATAGCGGGACTCAAATTAACCCGAAAAGTGCGTTGGTCGCTCGATGTCGATCCGGTGGATTTGTATTAA
- the argS gene encoding arginine--tRNA ligase, with product MKQKLEALILQAIDVLKKDGILDGGVSPKFTIEHARDAQHGDFATNIAMMLAKPAKSNPRALAEKIVAALPVDSAVARVEIAGPGFINFFIDPNAQYQIIQKIHDDGSQFGLSRAGAGQRVQVEFVSANPTGPLHVGHGRGAAYGSVVADLLEAAGFEVHREYYVNDAGRQMDILATSIWLRYLEECGEIIPFPVNGYRGEYIREIAAEIHKASGNEYRRPAELLIENIPVDEPQGGDKETHIDALIERAKTLLGSGLYQDIFQVGLKTILQDIKDDLSEFGVNYQEWFSERMLMESGAVDEALSRLQQAGYLYEKDGATWFASSRLGDEKDRVVVRENGQGTYFASDIAYHMNKLHRGYDRIINIWGADHHGYIPRVKAAMQALGADESKLTVLLVQFAVLYRGEEKVQMSTRSGEFVTLRQLRNEVGKDAARFFYVMRRSEQHMDFDLKLATSRTNENPVYYVQYAYARICSVFRQLDEKNWARDLLDGMKHLALLKEEHELNLIGTLARYPEVLERAALNYEPHQLIHYLRDLATDFHTYYNAHQFLVEDSALRNARLNLISAAKQVMANGLELLKINTPEVM from the coding sequence ATGAAACAAAAATTAGAGGCCCTAATCCTGCAAGCCATTGATGTCTTAAAAAAAGACGGAATCCTGGATGGGGGCGTAAGCCCTAAATTTACGATAGAACATGCCCGTGATGCACAGCATGGCGATTTTGCGACCAACATTGCAATGATGCTGGCAAAGCCCGCCAAGTCTAACCCCAGAGCATTGGCCGAAAAAATCGTCGCGGCATTACCGGTCGATAGCGCCGTCGCTCGGGTTGAAATTGCCGGCCCCGGTTTCATTAATTTTTTCATTGACCCGAATGCGCAATATCAAATCATCCAAAAAATTCATGATGATGGCTCGCAATTCGGCTTAAGCCGCGCCGGTGCCGGACAAAGGGTTCAAGTCGAATTCGTTTCGGCCAATCCGACCGGGCCCTTGCATGTCGGTCACGGACGCGGGGCGGCCTATGGTTCGGTGGTTGCCGATCTATTGGAAGCGGCCGGTTTTGAAGTACACCGCGAATATTATGTCAACGATGCCGGCCGTCAGATGGATATTTTAGCGACCAGTATCTGGTTACGTTATCTCGAAGAATGCGGCGAAATTATACCGTTTCCGGTCAATGGTTACCGCGGCGAATATATTCGCGAAATCGCGGCCGAGATTCATAAAGCCTCAGGCAACGAATATAGAAGACCGGCCGAATTGCTGATCGAGAATATTCCGGTCGACGAACCGCAAGGCGGAGACAAAGAAACGCATATCGATGCGTTGATCGAAAGAGCCAAGACCCTGTTGGGTTCAGGACTTTATCAGGACATCTTTCAAGTCGGCTTGAAAACGATCTTGCAGGATATTAAGGACGACCTCTCCGAGTTCGGCGTGAATTATCAAGAATGGTTTTCCGAGCGCATGCTGATGGAGAGCGGTGCGGTCGACGAAGCGTTGAGCCGTTTACAACAAGCCGGTTACCTTTACGAAAAAGACGGGGCAACCTGGTTTGCATCAAGCCGCTTAGGCGATGAAAAAGACCGTGTCGTCGTGCGTGAAAACGGTCAAGGCACCTATTTTGCCTCCGATATCGCCTATCATATGAACAAATTGCACCGGGGTTACGACCGCATTATCAACATTTGGGGGGCCGATCATCACGGTTACATCCCGCGGGTCAAAGCCGCGATGCAGGCGCTTGGCGCCGACGAATCGAAATTGACGGTATTGTTGGTGCAATTCGCGGTGCTGTATCGTGGTGAAGAAAAAGTGCAAATGTCGACTCGTTCCGGCGAATTTGTGACCTTACGACAGTTGCGTAACGAAGTCGGTAAGGATGCCGCGCGTTTTTTCTATGTCATGCGCCGTTCGGAGCAACACATGGATTTCGACTTAAAGCTTGCGACATCGCGAACCAACGAAAACCCGGTCTATTATGTGCAATACGCCTATGCTCGGATATGCAGTGTGTTTCGCCAGCTTGACGAAAAAAACTGGGCGCGCGACTTGCTAGACGGCATGAAGCATTTGGCGCTGCTGAAAGAGGAGCACGAGCTAAATTTAATCGGCACCTTGGCGCGTTATCCCGAAGTACTTGAGCGCGCTGCCTTAAACTACGAGCCGCACCAGTTGATTCATTATCTGCGCGACTTGGCGACCGATTTTCATACTTATTACAATGCCCATCAGTTTCTGGTCGAGGACTCGGCATTGAGGAATGCGCGGCTAAACTTGATCTCCGCCGCAAAACAAGTCATGGCCAATGGCTTGGAGTTGTTGAAGATCAATACGCCTGAAGTGATGTGA
- a CDS encoding SPOR domain-containing protein: MARDYKHRGQHRTQPKPKTGVPAAWWNWLVLVLVIVVFPVLLLKWCGSTQESKSPTKQTPPKQVADQVKTPTKTKSPEPEAIDEPRFDFYTILPEKEVVVPDYEIKTRVREERVGKAKSTQYLLQAGSFREFADADRLRAKLALMGIESRVEKAQVGDVIWNRVKMGPYEQMSSVTTIKSRLKDNGIDVMVTEISH, translated from the coding sequence ATGGCAAGAGACTATAAACACAGGGGGCAACACCGGACCCAGCCGAAACCGAAAACCGGTGTACCAGCGGCCTGGTGGAATTGGTTGGTGCTCGTCCTCGTGATCGTGGTATTTCCGGTGTTATTGCTAAAATGGTGCGGGTCTACGCAGGAAAGCAAGAGCCCGACAAAACAAACGCCTCCTAAACAAGTCGCCGATCAAGTCAAAACACCAACAAAGACGAAATCGCCAGAGCCGGAAGCGATCGACGAGCCTCGCTTCGATTTTTATACGATATTACCGGAAAAAGAAGTCGTCGTGCCCGATTACGAGATCAAAACCCGGGTGCGCGAAGAGCGCGTCGGCAAGGCTAAGTCGACTCAATATCTGCTGCAGGCCGGCTCGTTCAGGGAGTTCGCCGATGCCGACCGCCTTCGAGCTAAGTTGGCGCTAATGGGTATCGAATCCCGCGTCGAGAAAGCCCAAGTCGGCGATGTGATTTGGAACCGCGTAAAAATGGGGCCGTACGAGCAGATGTCGAGCGTCACGACCATTAAGAGCCGGCTTAAGGACAACGGCATCGATGTGATGGTGACCGAAATCAGTCATTGA
- the trpC gene encoding indole-3-glycerol phosphate synthase TrpC produces the protein MTDTPDILKKILDTKADEIARRKLNTTVDMLREIAEGVEGPRGFAAALQSKVAGKKPAIIAEVKKASPSKGVIRENFDPVAIGQDYAMNGAACLSVLTDKEYFQGSEVYLQMVRERCPLPVLRKDFMIDPYQVFEARALGADCILLIVAALENEQMHELANTAKKLGMDVLVEVHDADELQRALTLDTPLIGVNNRNLRTFETSLQTTLDLKDRIPQDRIIITESGIHTPEDVKLMTDNAIYAFLVGEAFMRAPSPGQKMRELFELP, from the coding sequence ATGACCGATACTCCCGATATTCTAAAAAAAATCCTAGATACCAAAGCCGACGAAATCGCACGCCGCAAGCTGAACACGACGGTCGACATGCTGCGTGAAATCGCAGAAGGGGTCGAAGGCCCGCGCGGATTCGCCGCCGCTCTACAGAGCAAGGTTGCCGGAAAAAAACCTGCGATCATCGCCGAAGTCAAAAAAGCCTCGCCGAGCAAGGGCGTGATTCGCGAAAACTTCGACCCGGTCGCGATCGGCCAGGATTATGCGATGAACGGAGCCGCCTGCCTGTCGGTCCTGACCGATAAGGAATATTTCCAAGGCAGCGAAGTCTATCTGCAAATGGTTAGGGAACGCTGTCCGCTGCCGGTCTTGCGCAAGGATTTCATGATCGACCCTTACCAGGTCTTCGAAGCGCGCGCCTTAGGCGCCGATTGCATTTTGCTGATCGTCGCCGCGCTCGAAAACGAGCAAATGCATGAACTCGCTAACACCGCCAAGAAATTGGGCATGGACGTTCTAGTCGAAGTACATGATGCGGACGAACTGCAACGCGCGCTAACGCTGGACACGCCGCTGATCGGCGTCAACAACCGTAACTTGAGGACCTTCGAAACCTCGCTGCAAACGACGCTGGACTTGAAAGATCGAATTCCGCAAGACCGCATCATCATTACCGAAAGCGGCATTCACACGCCTGAAGACGTCAAGCTGATGACCGACAACGCTATCTATGCCTTCCTGGTCGGCGAAGCCTTCATGCGCGCGCCAAGCCCGGGCCAAAAAATGCGCGAATTGTTTGAATTGCCGTAG
- the trpD gene encoding anthranilate phosphoribosyltransferase has product MDLKQALQALLTKHNLNHEQMRDVMRIIMTGGATDAQIAAFLIALRCKGETIEEIVAAVEVMRELADTIEISGEHVVDTCGTGGDGANTFNISTASAFVVAAAGGKVAKHGNRSVSSRTGSADVLETAGVNLDLSHEQVIRCVNEVGVGFLFAPKHHGAMKYSVGPRQEMGVRTLFNLLGPLSNPAKTPNQLIGVYAKEWVRPMTEVLKKLGSHHVIVVSAEDGLDEISIASSTSVAELKNGNINCYTITPVQFGLKRGSLEELAVDSAADSLAMIYSALDNQPGPARDIVALNAGAAIYAAGLTDNLHSGVHKAQIAIESGMAKAKLNTFIEFSNALTSSESS; this is encoded by the coding sequence ATGGATCTCAAACAAGCTCTACAAGCTCTCCTAACCAAGCATAATCTCAATCACGAGCAAATGCGCGATGTGATGCGCATTATCATGACCGGCGGTGCGACCGATGCACAAATCGCCGCATTTTTGATTGCGTTACGCTGCAAAGGAGAAACCATCGAGGAAATCGTCGCTGCTGTCGAAGTGATGCGCGAATTAGCCGACACCATTGAAATCAGCGGCGAGCATGTCGTGGACACCTGCGGAACGGGAGGCGACGGTGCAAACACATTCAATATTTCGACGGCCAGCGCTTTCGTCGTTGCGGCAGCCGGAGGCAAAGTCGCCAAACACGGCAATCGTTCGGTTTCCAGCCGCACCGGCAGTGCTGACGTGCTGGAAACGGCCGGTGTCAACCTGGACTTAAGCCACGAACAAGTCATCCGCTGCGTCAATGAAGTCGGCGTCGGTTTTTTGTTCGCACCGAAACATCATGGCGCGATGAAATATTCGGTCGGTCCTCGCCAAGAAATGGGCGTTCGGACACTGTTCAACTTATTGGGTCCATTATCCAATCCGGCTAAGACACCGAATCAATTGATCGGCGTCTATGCAAAAGAATGGGTTCGGCCGATGACCGAAGTGCTGAAAAAACTCGGCAGCCACCATGTCATCGTGGTTAGCGCGGAAGACGGACTCGATGAAATCAGCATTGCCTCATCGACCTCGGTAGCGGAATTGAAAAACGGCAACATCAATTGCTACACGATCACGCCGGTTCAATTCGGTCTCAAACGTGGCAGTCTGGAAGAACTCGCGGTCGATAGCGCCGCAGACAGCCTAGCAATGATTTACTCGGCACTCGACAATCAACCGGGACCTGCCCGAGACATCGTCGCGCTCAACGCCGGTGCGGCAATTTATGCGGCCGGCCTGACCGACAACTTACATTCCGGCGTGCACAAAGCTCAAATAGCCATTGAAAGCGGCATGGCAAAAGCGAAATTGAATACATTCATCGAATTTTCCAACGCGCTAACTTCAAGCGAATCATCATGA
- a CDS encoding aminodeoxychorismate/anthranilate synthase component II produces MSAVKLVMIDNYDSFTYNLVQYFGELGADVTVVRNDEVTVTDIERLAPDKVVISPGPCTPNEAGISVEAILKFAGRFPILGVCLGHQSIGHAFGGNIIHAKSIMHGKTSPVYHNDIGVFKGLNNPFTATRYHSLVIDQASLPECLEITAWTQDETGNTEEIMGVRHKIFDIEGVQFHPESILTEHGHDLLRNFLDR; encoded by the coding sequence ATGAGCGCCGTCAAACTGGTTATGATCGATAATTACGATTCGTTCACATATAACCTAGTGCAATATTTCGGCGAACTCGGCGCCGATGTCACGGTCGTACGCAACGACGAAGTCACCGTGACAGACATCGAACGCCTGGCGCCCGATAAAGTCGTCATTTCACCGGGGCCTTGCACACCTAACGAGGCCGGAATTTCGGTCGAAGCGATATTGAAATTCGCGGGCCGTTTTCCGATTCTAGGCGTGTGTCTCGGCCATCAAAGTATTGGACATGCTTTCGGAGGCAACATCATCCATGCCAAAAGCATTATGCATGGTAAAACATCACCGGTTTATCACAACGATATTGGGGTATTCAAAGGACTGAACAATCCGTTTACCGCAACACGTTATCATTCTCTGGTCATCGATCAAGCCTCGCTGCCGGAGTGCCTTGAAATTACGGCCTGGACTCAGGACGAAACCGGCAATACCGAAGAAATCATGGGCGTCCGCCATAAAATATTTGATATTGAAGGCGTACAGTTTCATCCGGAATCGATCTTGACTGAACACGGCCACGATCTGCTGCGAAACTTTTTGGACAGATAA